From the genome of Medicago truncatula cultivar Jemalong A17 chromosome 2, MtrunA17r5.0-ANR, whole genome shotgun sequence:
ACAACttacaaaaattcataaaaattgttgttcTCGTTTCAGTTTTTGCTTGAAAACATGtgaaaattacatatttaacaTCAACAGTAGCTAATTATCGCTCGACttccttcgttttttttttctcgaacggcagttaactaccgttaaAGTTATACGTGTAATTTCCATATGTTTTTAAGCAAAATCTGAAGTAATAACAAGAATGATAAAAACTCACATGCTCATCACTTATAGCATATTTGGGATTGCTTTTGCATAATCCAAATcacatgaaaaacaaataaagaataTGAAGTGAAGTTGATTTAATTGATAGAGTTTCTTCTAACCCCACAAACTACTACTACTTCCTCTAACTCTAACCCACCAAAATATGTTATCAAAGAATGACACTCTTGCaactctactttttttttttcttccttaaatGTTGTCTCATCAAATcataaaactaatttttcttgtCAAATTCCAACCACATTCATTTGCAAACAGTACTTCATCCTTGCAGTTAAGTTCACCTGAATGTCTATGACTGTTGACCATAAAATGGACAGAAAGTTACCTCATTGTTTCACCAACTAACATCTAGCATGTTGAATTCTATATTTTGAAAATCTCCAATATGTATCTAACAACCTTTACtcacaaatcaaacacacacacTACAAGTGACTCACCTACCTACCTTTCATATTTGAGATCATGCATTCAACAAACCTTTTTTCTCTATGCTTAATATTGTAACATCCATGTGCCCTTCTACTAAAGATTTGAGTTTTTACCTCTTTAGTTATGCCATACATGACGCTAACTCGAGGACTCGCTATTGTAATTCTCTTGTTTGCTCTCTACTGTGGATTAGACCCCTTCAAGCAAAGCCCTATCCAAGGCTTCCCTGATTTTGAGGTGCACAAAATTAACTTGCCATCATGGTCTGAAGTTCCTCTGGATCATGACAAAGACAACTTGTTGCTGAAATCGGAGCTCATGTTTGTGAACCAAGTGCAGGGACCGGAGAGCATTGCCTTCGATTCTCATGGTCGTGGCCCTTACACCGGTGTTGCTGATGGAAGGATTTTGTTTTGGAATGGACTGTCTTGGATTGATTTTGCATATACCTCACCCAACAGGTCATGCTTCTCTTCTTTCCTTATAACTTTTCCAACCTAAATGCTTAGTGCAAGATAATTTTGTCATTGTGTTATCTTTCTGCATTACTAGAATACTGTCAATAGTTATCAAATTCATAAGCTGTAGTCATACTCTAATAGTGCAAGCTTATTAGTATGGGATAAATGTGGCTAAAAGCTACTATAGTACTTCTATTCCTAACTTAATGTTGGAAAACTGCTTCGTGCAGACTTTTTACCTCATAGGCTCATATACTAGTAAAGATCTCATGCTCTTGCAGCGATCTGCCAAAAAATTACAGAAAATACATGTGAAAGTCTGCTACATTGCATCCGGGGAAGATTTTTCTTAAGATGAATAGATAAGGAAGATTTTTCTTAAGATCGATAGATAATTTGTAGCTATGTAACTTTGCAATCGTGTGATAATATTTCTCGAGCTTTATTTCTGAACACAGGTCAGAACTATGCAATCTAAAGGCATCTGCAACACCACTTAGTTATGTTGAAACTGAGGACATCTGTGGAAGGCCTTTGGGACTCAGATTTGACAAGAAAACTGGTGATTTATACATAGCAGATGCATATTTCGGGCTTATGAAGGTGGGGCCTCAAGGTGGTTTCGCAACATCTCTTGCAACCGAAGCAGAAGGAGTACCATTTAGATTTACTAATGATGTAGACATTGATACAGAAGGGAACGTTTACTTCACCGATAGCAGCACTAAATATCAGAGAAGGTTGTTAGTAATCTCTTTACTTGTTAACACAAAAGTTTGGCTGGTTTTATTGGTGCTGACTTCTGATGTCATTCTACATGCAGGAATTTCATTCAGCTGATACTTTCTGGTGACAATAGTGGGAGGGTTTTGAAATACAATTCTGCCACCAAGGAAACCACCGTTCTTGTTAGAAACATTCAATTTCCAAATGGGATTTCCTTAAGCAAGGATGGTTCCTTCTTTGTATTTTCAGAAGGAGTAATTGGAAGGTGTGTGAATAATCAACATAACCCTTTTTTCGTCTAATAACGATACACTAATGATGCAAACAAGTTTTACAAAGACGTTCAAAATATTTTCCCATTCTGACACAATATGTTTAGAAAGTAATACTGTGATTAACTGATTATGCAACATGAGGATGAAATATGATTGGACATCTTTGTAAAATTTGTTTGCATCATGCATGCATAGTGTAAAGTTATTAAACTTTTCATTTATTACTATATTCAAGTCCCTTTTTTCTGTAGGTTATGCAAGTATTGGCTAAAAGGAGATAAAGCTGGAACTTTAGAAATCTTAGCAATCCTACCTGGTTTTGCCGACAATGTGAGAGTCAACGAAAATGGTGACTTTTGGGTGGCTATCCATTGTAGAAGGTATATGTACAGTTACATAAATGCTCTCTACCCAAAGATTAGAAAAGCCATACTCAAGCTACCTATCCCAACAAGGATTCAATACCTGCTACATATTGGAGGCAAAATGCATGCAGCCGTCGTTAAGTATAGCCCTGACGGTAAACTTCTGCAAATATTGGAGGACAATGAGGGAAAAGTTGTTAAAGCAGTGAGTGAAGTGGAGGAGAAGGATGGTAAACTCTGGATAGGAAGTGTTTTGATGCCTTTCATTGCAGTTTATCATTTGACATGAAGCACAAATATCTGTACGTAGCAGAAACCATAAGTTGATTTTTTTACCACCTCCCTGTAAAGTAGAGACCATGAAAGTAACAAAATGAACTATCATTCCTTCATCAAACTACAATAATActccaatgaaaattgttgtaaATATTTCAATCTTAGATGTTTATACACACACCCACAAACCCACCAcattcatataattcatcaaatttgcTTTCATTAGGCTCCAACTAGAAAGAGGCGAggagaaaattatcaaaatactACTAAATAGGGgaatttctatggtacactcacaattttgagtgtaccggtactcttgtttcacaaaatatataaattaaagatcactttaatgaaataaaaaagtatttgtcaatatttatattttagaaaacatcatttcataagaaaaaccatcatttcattgtttataaggatcatattacaaaatttacattttgtcataaaaaataatcaatattcattgttatgagtaataaaaattcttaaaaattaaattttatttcttcgaaacttttggtatataaaatttaattatcttagttgtcaatgatagaaaataattatttttcttcaaaaaaacaactcatttattattaattttacgacttggtgtacagatacacccaaatttattgggtgtaccatagaatttgccaataG
Proteins encoded in this window:
- the LOC11418029 gene encoding protein STRICTOSIDINE SYNTHASE-LIKE 3, which translates into the protein MPYMTLTRGLAIVILLFALYCGLDPFKQSPIQGFPDFEVHKINLPSWSEVPLDHDKDNLLLKSELMFVNQVQGPESIAFDSHGRGPYTGVADGRILFWNGLSWIDFAYTSPNRSELCNLKASATPLSYVETEDICGRPLGLRFDKKTGDLYIADAYFGLMKVGPQGGFATSLATEAEGVPFRFTNDVDIDTEGNVYFTDSSTKYQRRNFIQLILSGDNSGRVLKYNSATKETTVLVRNIQFPNGISLSKDGSFFVFSEGVIGRLCKYWLKGDKAGTLEILAILPGFADNVRVNENGDFWVAIHCRRYMYSYINALYPKIRKAILKLPIPTRIQYLLHIGGKMHAAVVKYSPDGKLLQILEDNEGKVVKAVSEVEEKDGKLWIGSVLMPFIAVYHLT